The Triticum urartu cultivar G1812 chromosome 5, Tu2.1, whole genome shotgun sequence genome contains the following window.
TTTACTTCATCTTCTTGAGAGATCGAGGGGTCAAAATCGCAGGTTAGTGTGGCTCTCTTTTGCGGCCATGGCATGGGCACTATGAACTATCCATAATAAACTCACTATAGAAGAAAGATTCTGAATTGTAACGTTGTTTACATATTCAAATGATTTCTATGTTTTCAGCAACGTTGTCCTCTAGGGAAGAGGAAGGATCGGGACGCAGCCTGCTCGGTGCTTCGCAAGATCAAGAACATCCACGCCTCTAACAAAAGCACTTCTTCCTGATGTGTTTAGCTTTCTATTTTGACTATTGGTAATGTTTCTACTTATCATTTGCTCTGTAATAAGTATCTCTCACTTGGTTTTGGTTGGAAGACTATTTTGCCTTTATTTGCTTTATTAGTTTACTAGTAGAAGAGCTcttgcgttgcaacgggagaaaataTATCACATCTATCTAACCCAGTAATTATGAATCAAGACCCCAATAGGATCATGTTCTTTATTTCAACATGACATCGCATATGTGTTGCCGCTTGTCCTCCGACCCATTCTCGCCTACGATTATCTTAGTGCTTACAGAACCACAATGCTTTTGAATATGGTCAATTCTaaggcgtctctctctctctctgtgtgcgCGCACGCATTATGATGATCTTTTTCTTGTTATGTTTTGCCAAGTCATGCATGCGTGATTATCGATGGTTTCTTTCGTCTCCAATATTGTTTATCGAGGTGTTCATTTGCAATCTAGATTGACGCCGGTACGAATGAAATACGAATCGTGTGCTATTGATTAAGGTTGCACTCTAAATAGCATTTTTAAAATATTTAAGAGGTAAAATAACATTATATTCAGATTCTACATGTTTTTCTAATTGATTTTCATCTATAACATGTCAAAATTGGAATTagggtttaaaagatatggatatttaaaaaatgttctaGATGGACTGCGGGTTGATTAACCAAAAAATTTAggggttttcttttaatttttGTCACTTAAAGGTGGGTAGCGTGTTAATTGCCATAAAACACAGGGTGTTTTGGtaaaaaaaaagcaaaaaaaaggTTTATTTTGTCACGTAAAAGTGGACTGTGGGTTAATTACTAGAGATTGTAGGATGTTTTTTTTGTAAAAACAAAATTTGATTCAATTTGTCACTTAAAGGTGGACTGCAGGTTGATTCTTTCAAATGTGATTTTCTGTAAAACCGCATGACGGACGGGAAGAAGCATTAATCTGTTTAGTAGGTCAAAAATAGATCATTAATCCGTTTAGTAGGTAAAAAATAGATTAAGCCGGGCACCTTTTATCAAAGTAAACAAGATATTGTAAAACCCACGGACAGACGAAAGAATTTACCAAGACCGACGCGGTACATTTTCCCACCCTCCCGCGTCGCCCCCGCAAGGCTACGGGGAGGAACCCTACCGCGCCGCCGCCAACTCCTTTCCCCGCCCCCTCCTTCCTCGCCGGCACCGGCAAGGCCTCCTCGTTCCCCCTCTAACGGCCTTGGCGCGGGCCGACGCGGCTGGATCAGGGTGCCTCGCTGTCCCAGGGCGCTGCGGCGCGGCTGCGTGGTGATGGCGCTGCGCGTGGCGGTGGCGCGACAGGCTGGGCGTCGGAGGGCGTGCTAGTGCGTGGAGTGGCGGGGGCGGCGAGCGCTTGGTGCGAGCGTTCATGGCGGCGGTTGCGACGAGGCAGGGCGTCGGTGGTGGGGTCCGGTGTGGCCTGGGCCGGCTCCTTGCTTGGCGCAGTGGTGGTGCAGGTCACGGGCGACAAGGATCTGCGGGCGGCCGCCCCTGCCCTGGTTCGGGTTGGTGGGGGGTGGCGGTGCAGTAGTGGTGGCTGTGGGGCGTGTTGGTCGAGTCTGCGTCGGAACCTTCCAGGTCTGGCGCGCGGACATCGGCGGACGGCGCGAGGAGGCATCTCCGATGAGCTTCCTTGGATGCGGTTGCGAGTTGATTTGGTCGCCCTCGTCAGCGGGCACGCGGCTGCCGATGGCCTCGCGGAGATGTGTGTCAGCTACCATGGTGGGGCGCCATGGGGGTGCTCGCGGGAGAGCTTGGTAGGAGGGATAGGTGGCCTCAATGCGGTCGTGCCACCTATCGCCGGCACGATTTGCTGATTCGGATGCGTCCGCTCCTCCTTCTCCCCCTTTCCTCGTGTTCGGCGGGGAGCTTGGTTGGAGGGATGGGTGTCTCGATGCGGTCGCGCCACCTATCGACGGCACGGTTTGCTAGTCCAAATCCGTCTGCTCCCCTTTCTCCCCCTTTCCTCGGTCGCGGTCGGGTTGGCGCAGGTTCGCCGGTGGGGTGTTAGCGCCGGGGTATACCACTTGTCCAGTCCTTTGACTGGCCCACGCTGGCGGTGGCCGTTGCCGCCATACCCTTTCTGAAGGCTCCGTTGTGGCATTCCCACTCTTGTCGTCTTGCTGGTCTGGCTTCGTTGTGGTCCGGTTCACTTTTCTATTGTTTGTCGGTGTGGTGGTGTGACGGTGTCTGGCATCTTTGCATCTTGTCTTgggtgtgtgtgtgcgtgttGTTCGGTATCTCGGATGTATCCAGTGATGATTGTTTTATAATATAAAGTGGGGAAGCCTTTTTTGGGTAAAGAAAACAAATGAAGGAGACAAGCAGTTGCCCTGAAGTATCTTCCAGGAAATTAGAGCATGTACATTTTAGAAGAACTTGTGCTCGCATATGCAAGTTCCAGGTAAAATCTCCTTTGCCCCGATCAGTTTTCACATTTCATTACCTTGTTAGCTCCTTTGTTGTACTCCCAACAGCTACTCGAAATCTAGAACATGACAGAAAATTGTCAAGAAGAAGAAAAACCTAGACGCTCTAGAGCAGCAGTTAACAAGCTCATTCTCTCCACCCTAGCTAGTAGCTACACCCTGCAAGCTTCGTCCTGCACCTTGGCGCCGTCGAGCGTGGCGCTCTCCTCGGCGTCATAGCTCGCGTGCACGCTGTAGAGCACGTAGACGAGCACGGCGGCCGCGGAGAAGAAGCCGAACCGGACGTAGGACGGGCGGTCCAGGGAGCCGAGCAGGAAGACGTTGAGGAACACGGACGCTGCGGGCACCCACGGCATGCCCGGCACGCCCCAAAGCTCGGGCGTGTGCGCCTGGGGCACCAACGCCTGGAACGCGCCGACTGTGGCCACTGCCGCCGCGCCGCACGCCGACAGGAGCCCGACCCTGGTGCGGCCGCCCTCCGGCGCCAGCTTCCACACCAGCGTGAAGGAGAGCGCGATGAGGGAGAAGGCGAGGAGAAATGCGAGGGTCGGCCATGCGCTGGGCTGCCGGTCCCCGGATTCGGTGCTGCTGCCGGTTGCGCCGACGACGTAGCGGCGGTATACGACGGCGTTGGACACCATGTAGAAGACGAAGAGCGTGCCGATGCAGACGAGGTTGAGGAGGATGTCCAGCTCCGTGAAGAGCGCCAGCGCAGCCGTCAAGAGTCCTGCGAGGAGGAACGTCACATTGTCAATACAATACAAAAAAAGTCAAAATGAATGAAGAAAACCAAGGAAAAGTGACATTGTCGTGGTACAAACAATCAGGTTAAAACTTCCTTTGCATGATGCCCGTGTCTACACTCTCTATAATACTATTAGCGTCGCGGGTTGTCCATGGAAACGGCTTCCCAGCCCGGAAAGTCCACAAGGAAAGGCGAGGTTGTCGCTCGCTAGTCGCTAATCGCTTTCGCCCGCCGTTATGATGGTCACGGAAAGGAACCATGACATTGTCGTTGCTGGAGTACTCGGTCGTGAATTCTCCCGAAGAAACCATGGTGCCCGTGACGTTGGTCAAAAGTGAAGGAAACAGTTAGAAGGACGGCGAGCGATACGTACCGAGGAAGGCGGAGGCGTTGACGGGGGTGGCGGTCTTGGGGTGCACCTTGGCGAGCCAGGCGGGCATTACGCCGGAGCGGCCGATGACGCACAGGTACCTGGCCTGCCCCAGCATGGCCACCATGAGCGACGTCAAGATGCCGAGGCTGGCACCGGCCCCGATCACGTTGGACACCCAGCCCCATCCGTCGCTCCCTCTGAAGGCCCCCGAGAAGGGCGCCTCCGTGTCGATCTGAAAACACCACACACAGACACAGTTGAGCTCGAGCCAGCAGTAGCCGGTCAAATACTGTCAGATTCTGTCGCTGATCATGGCATAGCATAGGTTACCAAGAAAGAAAAGAGAATAGGATAAAGGCATAAGAAATTGCGTGCACATAGATCATGCTTTACTACCCTGTGCTGTGCTAGAAAGCGTATTTGGGCCGGCAGTCCTGCGACGGCGACAGCAGATTCATCCCGAAAAACCACATGACCAACATCCCAAAAGGGAACGAGGCAAAGGTAGAAAGGAAAAGCAACAAGAATCGTCTTGCTGCCACTGGCGTCAATCTCCTGTTCTAATACAGCTCCTACTACTATAAGCTATAGCAACCTCATCCACCTTAGGCAATATATTCCCAGAATCATCCTCACCTACACAATCATATCATTCATAGCTGATTCATAGCTGAGATCTCTTCCCTTCTAGTAGGCGGGCGAGACCCAAAAGTAGACTAGGATGAGTAACGAGCATCATCCGTATGCCCATGCTGCCTACATAAGAATCTTAAAAACAAAGAAGATAGATAAATGGTTCTCACCGCGTCGTATGGGAGGAGCATGGACATGGAGGCGGCCATGAGGCAGTAGAGCACGGTGACGATGATGACGGACCCCGAAACGCCGATGGGGATGTCGCGCGCCGGCCGCTCCACCTCTTCAGCCATGGTGGACACGGCGTCGTAGCCGATGTAGCTCAGGTACACCATGGCCGCGCCGCTGAAGACGCCGCCGACGCCGTTGGGGAAGAAACCGCCCGGGTGGGTCGGGTCGGCGGGGTGGGTCAGGTTGCGCGCGTCACCACGCCAGAAGCCCATGACGATGATGAAGAGGATGAAGGCCACGTGCACGGCCGTGAGGACCATGTTCACCTTGGAGCTCTCTTTGGTGCTGCCATCGCATCGCAGACAGGAAAACAGTGTCATACTTGTGCCAGGAATATGTGCTCCTACCATGTTTCTATCCAGGAAAACAAAAAAGAATCTTCTCGGAGTTGTTTGAACTTCACAGGAAACGGAATCAAGCACATGTATGTAGGGGTACTAGAGAATCAAAAGCAGTGGTTCCCTTGTGAGATTCTTTCTTTGCTTCTGGAGAAAAGCTTGTTCAGAAGACATTCGATTGCGAAAGGTGGGAAAAGCTACAGCGGCGAGCGACCGAGAGGACCCTTTTCTGTCTTGCGGAACAAAATCTCGAAAAAAAATAATCTTAATGGCTACAACTAGAGCAAATCGAACCTTATAAAATCTAGCAAAAAGTAAAGTGACATTTGCATCGGCTTTTTTACAAGATTGACTGACACTAGCAACTGACAGGGCGTGGGGTCCAGTTTCAGTCAACGGTCGTGCAAATCACACTCTAGTCAACAGTCATGCAAAACACACAGTACCGAGAGACGCGGCAAGAGACAAGAGAAGGCTGACACTTGCAAGCAAAGCCAAAATGATTTCTTTATCAGGAGTATATTATATTATAATGAAAACAAATACTGGTAGTAGGATGAGTAGTAGTACCTGTAGCAGATGCAGACGGAGATGAGGAGGATGACCCCGACGGCGACGAGGTCGACCTGGTTGAAGCCGTTGGGGAGGCCGGGCACGGCGATCCGCCACTTGCTGGGCGCGTCCACGCCGACCGCCGTGCCCATGTAGGCCGTGAAGCTGCGCGCCACGGCGGCGTTGGAGAAGACGTACTCCATGATGAGGTTCGCCCCAGTCAGGAACGCAGCGAATTCCCCTGCACGCAAACAAACAATCAGCTCTGGCTGCAACcaccggcggcggggcggctgtGAACAAGATCTTTTACCCTGAGATGAGAGAGTTAGCTAGGCCCCATATGCATCTGGGCCAAAAGGCCAAACCAACCGTTTTGGGACGCGAGAAAGCGACCACCCAACATTATTTCCTGGATATGGATGTGTACGTGTGCGTGCGATAAAATTTGTTGGAAGTCGCAATCCCAAATTTTTTTCCCTTTCTTTAATTGCTCCCGTTGGACTCGCGAGTCTCTTCTACTCTGCTAAATCTCAATCCAAATTCAGCTGACAGCGAGACGTGCATACGTAGCACGAACGTACGTACGTGCGTACGTACAAAGGATTTAGGTTTTCTACTGTTGGAACAGCGTCGCAGGTGATCTATCTGAATCTGAATTTTATTTTATCAGCAGGCAGGGCACAGCGACAGCAGCAACAGCGGCATCGTGTTCATGCCGCGACGACGACACCTCTCGCGTACGCATTAAATACGCGCAAAAGGAGCCTGCTTTTTGGGCAACTGGACAATCGCAAGACAAGGGGGAAGCCAAACCGCAAAGTATACACATGAAGGAAGATGTAGTATAGATAGCCATCGGATAGTTAAGGATGGATGCGATTTTTCCCCCCAATATGTGACGTACTCCAATCGCACCAACGGAGCGAGCGAGAGCAAAATACTCATGGGATAAACAAATCTTAGATGGTATGACAAGAAACGAGCAGATTATTATATATAAATTGATGGTTGGTTTAATGGCGTTATTCGGGTCATGATCACGGCATGATTAGGGGGCCGGGGCCGGGGCCAGCGAGCTCACCGAAGGTGACGCGGAGGTAGCTGAAGGCGCCGCCGGCGACGGGCATGTCCACGGCGAACTCCGTGTAGCAGAAGGCGGAGAGCAGCGCGCAGAGGCCGGCAATGGCGTAGGAGACGACGACGCCGGGGCCGGCGTGGAGCCTCGTGGCGCGCCCGGTGGTGACGAACACCCCGGCGCCCACCATGCCGCCGAGGCCGAGCCCCACGAGGTCCGGCCACCGCAGCGCGCGCGCCATCGGAGCCCCCGACCGCGCGCGCACGCGGCTCATCTCTTCCTCCGGCGCCGTCGCCGCGCACGCGCGCCGTGCCAGCCGCCGCGGCGTCTGCGACAGGGCCCGCCCGTACGAGCGCAGGCTCGAGAACGAGCCCCCGTCGGGGCCGCCCTGATCGGAGTCCGGCGTCATCAGTGCGCCCTTGTCCATGGCCGTCAGGATCCGAGTGCCGCTCCAGAAACTGCGCCGGGGCGGCGGGGTGTGGCTTTCGTGAGGGGGGCTGGAGAAGAAACGGAAGATGAGGCGTGGAGAGTGAGGGGTCCGAGAGCCGGTTTATAAAGAGAGAGCCCAGACGAGCGGGAGCGTTTGGACGCGGAGTAGCATTTTTTTTTTCTTATATAAAAATAATAAGAGAAGTCTGCTGATGAAATATGAAAATATTACTGTGGTAGAAAGTAGATACCCCTCCCTTCACAAATATAAGAAGTTTTGGATATTATAATATAAAATACATACGAATTGAAATGAGTGAACTAACACACTAAAAAGTGCCCACATACATTTGATTCATAAAAAATATGACATCTCGTATCACATTTTTAAAATAAAACCATGATAGTTATTTCCGAACGGAGAGAGTATTTGTGAATTGAGGGAGTGTTTTTCAGTCATCTGAAAAATAATAGGAAAAGTGAGAAAAATCTCTACTATTAAAAGTGAGTTGTTGACTATAACGCACGGACAACTAGCTAACAATCTTAATAAACACGGGCAACAATCAAGAGATCCATCATGAgttagtaaaataaagtagtaggTCACTAGTCAATtgagggcctctttgattcataggattctGAAAATGTAGGGATAGAGGAAGTATATGATTGGGGTGGCATGTCCATTTAAATCATATAGGATTAGCATTGGGTGTTTGATgtcatataaaaaataaaaaattataaaaaaaagATGAAGTGGATGTTAGATTTCTGTGAATTGCAGTACAAAAAAATTCATAGAAAAAATTCCCGAATCCAATCCTATGAATCCAAGAACCAACGTAGAAAAAGTTTCTAAGTATTTCAACCCTCTAAAAATCCTATAGaaattcctttgaatcaaaggagccctgAAATCTTCTCCAGTACTAATTCTTTCTTTCTCTAAAGCAGGCCAGGGGACGGACTGCTAGAAGTGTGCCACAGCGGCCGCGACAATGCGCCGTGGTAACCTCGAGGGTGGCATTTCCTCCAAATCGCATCGCCGATGACCTGGTGCGTCATCAAAGGTAGCTCTAGAGGCAATATGCTTcctcctgaaggaaatatgccctagaggcaataataaagttattatttatttccttatatcatgataaatgtttattattcatgctagaattgtattaaccggaaacataatacatgtgtgaatacatagacaaacagagtgtcactagtatgcctctacttgactagctcgttgatcaaaaatggttatgtttcctaaccatagacatgagttgtcatttgattaacgggatcacatcattaggagaatgatgtgattgatttgacccattccgttagcgtagcacttgatcgtttagttttgttgctattgctttcttcatgacttatacatgttcctatgactatgagattatgcaactcccgtttaccagaggaacactttgtgtactaccaaacgtcacaacgtaactgggtgattataaaggtgctctacaggtgtctctgaaggtacttgttgggttggcgtatttcgagattaggatttgtcactccgattatcggagaggtatctctgggccctctcggtaatgcacatcacttaagcattgcaactaatgagttagttgcgggatgatgtattacgaaacgagtaaagagacttgccggtaacgagattgaactaggtattgagataccgacgatcgaatctcgggcaagtaacataccgatgacaaagggaacaacgtatgttgttatgcggtctgaccgataaaagatcttcgtagaatatgtgggagccaatatgagcatccaggttccgctattggttattgactggagacgtgtctcggtcatgtctacatagttctcgaacccgtagggtccgcacgcttaaagtttcggtgacgattgtattatgagtttatgtgatttgatgtacctaaggtagttcggagtcccggatgatatcggggacatgacgaggagtcttgaaatggtcgagacataaagattgatatattgaacggctatattcagacaccggaagtgttccggaaaagtttcggataaaaccggagtaccggggggttactggaaccccccccctcccccgggggggggggattaatgggcctcatgggcctaaagtggagaagaggaggggcggccagggcaggccgcgcgccccctctccccctagtccgaattggacaaggagggaggggcggcgccccccctttccttcctctcctctctcccttccttccccctctcctacttggacaaggaaaaggagggagtcctactcccggtaggagtaggactcctccctggcgcgcctcatcatggccggccgcccctcccccttgcttctttatatacgggggcagggggcacctctagacacaacaattgatccttgagatctcttagccgtgtgcggtgcccccctccaccataatcctcgataatattgtagaggtgcttaggcgaagccctgcgacggtagaacatcaagatcgtcaccacgccgtcgtgctgacggaactctttcccgacactttgctggatcggagtccgaggatcttcatcgagctgaacgtgtgctagaactcagaggtgtcgtagtttcggtgcttgatcggtcgggccgtgaagacgtatgactacatcaaccgcgttgttctaacgcttccgctttcggtctacgagggtacgtggacaacactctcccctctcgttgctatgcatcaccatgatcttgagtgtgtgtaggaatttttttgaaattactacgttccccaacagtggcatccgagcctaggttttatgcattgatgttgtgcacgagtagaacacaagtgagttgtgggtgatataagtcatactgcttaccagcatgtcatactttggttcggcggtattgttggatgaagcggcccggaccaacattacgcgtacgcttacgcgagactggttctaccgacgtgctttgcacacaggtggctggcgggtgtcaatttctccaactttagttgaaccaagtgtggctacgcccggtccttgcgaaggttaaaacagcaccaacttgacaaactatcgttgtggttttgatgcataggtaagaacggttcttgctaagcccgtagtagccacgtaaaacttgcaacaacaaagtagaggacgtctaacttgtttttgcagggcatgttgtgatgtgatatggtcaagacatgatgctaaattttattgtatgagatgatcatgttttgtaaccgagttatcggcaactggcaggagccatatggttgtcgctttattgtatgcaatgcaattgcgctgtaatgctttactttatcactaagcggtagcgatagtcgtggaagcataagattggtgagacgacaacaatgctacgatggtgatcaaggtgtcgcgccgatgacgatggtgatcatgacggtgcttcggagatggagatcacaagcacaagatgatgatggccatatcatatcacttatattgattgcatgtgatgtttatcttttatgcatcttatcttgctttgattgacggtagcattataagat
Protein-coding sequences here:
- the LOC125508582 gene encoding cationic amino acid transporter 6, chloroplastic-like: MDKGALMTPDSDQGGPDGGSFSSLRSYGRALSQTPRRLARRACAATAPEEEMSRVRARSGAPMARALRWPDLVGLGLGGMVGAGVFVTTGRATRLHAGPGVVVSYAIAGLCALLSAFCYTEFAVDMPVAGGAFSYLRVTFGEFAAFLTGANLIMEYVFSNAAVARSFTAYMGTAVGVDAPSKWRIAVPGLPNGFNQVDLVAVGVILLISVCICYSTKESSKVNMVLTAVHVAFILFIIVMGFWRGDARNLTHPADPTHPGGFFPNGVGGVFSGAAMVYLSYIGYDAVSTMAEEVERPARDIPIGVSGSVIIVTVLYCLMAASMSMLLPYDAIDTEAPFSGAFRGSDGWGWVSNVIGAGASLGILTSLMVAMLGQARYLCVIGRSGVMPAWLAKVHPKTATPVNASAFLGLLTAALALFTELDILLNLVCIGTLFVFYMVSNAVVYRRYVVGATGSSTESGDRQPSAWPTLAFLLAFSLIALSFTLVWKLAPEGGRTRVGLLSACGAAAVATVGAFQALVPQAHTPELWGVPGMPWVPAASVFLNVFLLGSLDRPSYVRFGFFSAAAVLVYVLYSVHASYDAEESATLDGAKVQDEACRV